Proteins from one Hyperolius riggenbachi isolate aHypRig1 chromosome 2, aHypRig1.pri, whole genome shotgun sequence genomic window:
- the CKAP2 gene encoding cytoskeleton-associated protein 2 — MASVTAAAGVLRSGYTEQKRKNAGKDITRKRTIHVARNPEKQKEIRSPLTEKSNRVPQKNTAPIKPMEQKSVNPINKENVGPNVNKNLKPLTFSQSFLRTKTIKEKQQKDEKLKSVSIAAEQKPTVKPVLGAYRGKIIQSKINSFRKPSDPAGTNTMATEREPVTQTVANKSKASATRKPLAKPSNASDMKQKRAQIPPVTSQVRASTSVVSKRNTEHLTMRRAERITSQTKSSTTTIKNKAEHVTVRRTTNFTTETKTSVGAITKRKMDHVTTRRTTNITGNKKSLGDNAQTELKKGFQSALVLRKKRITTGPVSSLSNSQEKKPAQQQPSGGKYPKANETAEERKARLAAWRVSKGRVDKRPLLSVAAPGRVKEEEEELPAIKREPEEVKEEPRQLFWATMAEEDEQEVFTLKVSHGFAECQKLIDQGIPKEEILTILEKQIQYIPEARKLSRYWECLARLEQRESQPYKVIEVCEEAVAAGAQPLEELKTILADTLEQLKTCSEESQDEAVETKAEVKSEQEVLSDTNQKKKRGRRRAMKLEHKSPSSSPEKESKPQGTPEKDKAISSVVRFSVCTTPHLERMRKQLRDGESSIKGYKFLTPVRRSSRLERKSHVFPDMLKDHDPCITGIAQLEDLEEPEGCPNAYIFRKNEALKEVTAGNLAEK; from the exons ATGGCGAGTGTGACAGCCGCTGCTGGAGTTCTGCGCTCCGGCTACACAG AGCAAAAGAGGAAGAACGCTGGCAAAGACATAACCAGGAAAAGAACCATCCACGTAGCCAGGAACCCAGAAAAGCAGAAGGAAATCAG GTCCCCTTTGACAGAAAAGTCTAACAGAGTTCCACAGAAAAATACTGCACCAATCAAACCCATGGAGCAAAAAAGT gTTAATCCAATTAATAAAGAAAATGTAGGCCCAAATGTGaacaaaaacctcaaaccactgaCCTTCAGTCAGTCTTTTTTAAGAACAAAGACCATAAAAGAGAAGCAGCaaaaagatgaaaaactaaaatcTGTTTCTATAGCTGCAGAACAGAAGCCAACTGTGAAGCCAGTTCTTGGAGCTTATCGGGGCAAAATCATTCAATCCAAGATTAATTCCTTTAGGAAGCCCTCTGATCCTGCAGGCACTAACACTATGGCCACAGAGCGTGAACCCGTCACACAAACTGTAGCAAATAAATCAAAGGCGTCAGCTACCAGGAAACCATTGGCAAAGCCATCTAATGCCAGTGACATGAAACAGAAAAGGGCACAAATTCCACCAGTCACATCTCAAGTCAGAGCATCCACTAGTGTGGTCAGTAAGAGGAATACCGAACATTTGACTATGAGAAGAGCTGAGCGCATCACATCACAAACTAAGTCATCCACTACTACTATTAAGAACAAGGCTGAGCATGTTACTGtacggagaaccacaaacttcaCAACTGAAACCAAGACATCTGTTGGAGCCATTACCAAAAGAAAAATGGACCATGTGACTACAAGAAGAACCACCAACATAACCGGCAATAAAAAGTCACTGGGAGATAATGCACAGACTGAGCTGAAGAAGGGTTTTCAGTCTGCTTTAGTGCTGAGAAAGAAAAGGATAACCACTGGTCCTGTAAGCAGCTTGTCCAATTCCCAAGAGAAAAAGCCTGCTCAGCAGCAGCCTTCTGGTGGCAAATACCCAAAAGCCAATGAAACAGCAGAAGAACGAAA GGCTCGCCTGGCAGCATGGAGAGTATCAAAAGGAAGAGTAGATAAGAGACCCCTTTTATCTGTGGCTGCCCCAGGGAGGgtcaaagaggaggaggaggagctgccaGCAATTAAGCGGGAACCAGAGGAAGTGAAAGAAGAGCCTCGCCAGCTGTTCTGGGCAACCATGGCAGAAGAGGATGAGCAGGAGGTATTCACTCTCAAAGTCAGCCATGGCTTTGCAGAATGCCAGAAGTTAATCGATCAG GGTATTCCTAAAGAAGAAATTCTCACCATACTGGAAAAGCAAATCCAGTACATTCCAGAAGCAAGGAAGCTGTCCCGGTACTGGGAGTGTCTGGCACGTCTGGAGCAGCGGGAGAGTCAGCCATATAAAGTGATTGAAGTGTGTGAGGAGGCTGTAGCAGCTGGTGCACAG ccTCTGGAAGAGCTGAAGACCATTCTTGCAGATACCTTGGAACAGTTAAAGACTTGCTCTG aagaaagtcaggatgaggctgtggAGACAAAAGCTGAGGTGAAATCTGAACAGGAAGTCCTATCTGATACAAATCAGAAAAAGAAAAGGGGGAGAAGGCGAGCAATGAAGCTTGAACATAAGAGCCCGTCATCCAGCCCCGAGAAGGAATCCAAACCACAGGGCACACCAGAGAAAGACAAGGCCATATCATCTGTCGTTCGATTCAGCGTCTGCACAACCCCTCACCTGGAAAG AATGAGGAAACAATTAAGGGACGGAGAATCCTCCATCAAGGGCTACAAGTTTCTAACCCCCGTCAGACGCTCAAGTCGCCTGGAGAGGAAATCTCACGTGTTCCCGGACATGTTGAAGGACCACGATCCCTGCATCACCGGTATCGCCCAACTGGAAGACCTGGAGGAGCCGGAAGGTTGCCCAAACGCATATATCTTCCGGAAGAATGAAGCACTTAAGGAGGTCACTGCAGGAAACTTGGCTGAGAAGTGA